The proteins below come from a single Hippocampus zosterae strain Florida chromosome 5, ASM2543408v3, whole genome shotgun sequence genomic window:
- the LOC127600332 gene encoding nuclear receptor coactivator 7 isoform X2: MGVAYSVGEVDHLYTFFVQWSPDMCTNSNNKNSKPHFQNLCHGGKKNKGPPSKQLSNPVATNWGIITGKDPKRRLSLCSSDSDTEEPEYQDEVKNILPVLSDYSELLDDRHLLSIASHMPERTQGYRWQLVYSTAVHGSSLKTLYRNMAGLDSPVLLVVKDMQKKVFGAFSSDPFRVSKYCYGTGETFLFTFNPDFQAYKWTGENSYFVSGNLESLHLGGGGGEFGLWIDADLYRGSSFSCPTFRNAPLSTQKDFIIQDLEVWTVRN, encoded by the exons ATGGGAGTTGCCTACAGTGTTGGGGA GGTTGACCACCTCTACACCTTCTTTGTACAATGGTCACCAGATATGtgcacaaacagcaacaataagAACAGCAAACCCCATTTTCAGAATCTGTGTCATGGAGGAAAGAAGAACAAGGGGCCTCCAAGTAAACAGCTAAGCAATCCTGTAGCAACAAATTGGGGT ATTATCACTGGAAAAGACCCAAAGCGCCGTTTGAGTCTGTGCAGTTCAGACTCTGATACAGAGGAACCCGAGTACCAGGATGAAGTGAAGAATATTCTCCCTGTACTTAGTGATTATAGCGAGCTTCTGGACGACAGACATCTACTAAGT ATTGCATCTCACATGCCAGAAAGGACACAAGGCTATCGGTGGCAACTGGTCTACAGTACCGCTGTCCATGGGAGCAGCCTAAAGACACTCTACAGAAATATGGCAGGTTTGGATAGTCCCGTGCTGCTGGTTGTCAAAGACATGCAGAAAAAG GTTTTTGGAGCCTTTTCATCTGATCCGTTTAGAGTAAGCAAATATTGCTATGGAACAGGTGAAACTTTTCTGTTCACCTTCAACCCTGACTTCCAG GCTTATAAGTGGACTGGAGAGAACTCCTACTTTGTCAGCGGTAACCTGGAGTCTCTTCATCTTGGAGGTGGAGG GGGAGAATTTGGCCTTTGGATAGACGCAGATCTGTACCGGGGGTCCAGCTTTTCATGTCCCACATTCCGCAACGCACCGCTCTCCACACAGAAAGACTTCATCATTCAAGATCTTGAGGTCTGGACAGTGCGGAACTGA
- the LOC127600332 gene encoding nuclear receptor coactivator 7 isoform X1, whose product MLAWSQQWQLPLSLYMDILSLTTSHHRQIIPPLFLVYKKKKPCRVAALGALIFSSHQSSTTRGGLGQFDKMWHSKEEHLTKKFGAKKALPDNVMVFYFASDQMEPYVQIITGKDPKRRLSLCSSDSDTEEPEYQDEVKNILPVLSDYSELLDDRHLLSIASHMPERTQGYRWQLVYSTAVHGSSLKTLYRNMAGLDSPVLLVVKDMQKKVFGAFSSDPFRVSKYCYGTGETFLFTFNPDFQAYKWTGENSYFVSGNLESLHLGGGGGEFGLWIDADLYRGSSFSCPTFRNAPLSTQKDFIIQDLEVWTVRN is encoded by the exons ATGTTGGCTTGGTCCCAGCAGTGGCAACTCCCACTCTCTCTCTATATGGACATCCTTTCTCTGACTACTTCCCATCATCGACAAATTATACCGCCCCTCTTCCTGGTttacaagaaaaagaaaccaTGTCGTGTGGCAGCGCTGGGAGCCCTCATTTTTTCTTCTCACCAATCGAGTACCACACGTGGTGGGTTAGGGCAGTTTGATAAAATGTGGCATAGCAAAGAAGAGCATCTGACAAAGAAATTTGGAGCTAAGAAGGCATTACCAGACAATGTCATGGTGTTTTACTTTGCCAGTGACCAAATGGAGCCCTACGTTCAG ATTATCACTGGAAAAGACCCAAAGCGCCGTTTGAGTCTGTGCAGTTCAGACTCTGATACAGAGGAACCCGAGTACCAGGATGAAGTGAAGAATATTCTCCCTGTACTTAGTGATTATAGCGAGCTTCTGGACGACAGACATCTACTAAGT ATTGCATCTCACATGCCAGAAAGGACACAAGGCTATCGGTGGCAACTGGTCTACAGTACCGCTGTCCATGGGAGCAGCCTAAAGACACTCTACAGAAATATGGCAGGTTTGGATAGTCCCGTGCTGCTGGTTGTCAAAGACATGCAGAAAAAG GTTTTTGGAGCCTTTTCATCTGATCCGTTTAGAGTAAGCAAATATTGCTATGGAACAGGTGAAACTTTTCTGTTCACCTTCAACCCTGACTTCCAG GCTTATAAGTGGACTGGAGAGAACTCCTACTTTGTCAGCGGTAACCTGGAGTCTCTTCATCTTGGAGGTGGAGG GGGAGAATTTGGCCTTTGGATAGACGCAGATCTGTACCGGGGGTCCAGCTTTTCATGTCCCACATTCCGCAACGCACCGCTCTCCACACAGAAAGACTTCATCATTCAAGATCTTGAGGTCTGGACAGTGCGGAACTGA